One Paenibacillus sp. FSL W8-0186 genomic window carries:
- a CDS encoding carbohydrate ABC transporter permease: MVRDHSWPNRLFNMFNVFIMACLIVLTLYPFWYSVIGSFNDGLDYAKGGVYLWTRQFTWDNYSALFSDTALVKSFVVTLSRTVIGTVTHVLFTALFAYAFSRRNLKFKRLYSTLGLMSMYLSGGLIPYFILINALGLYNNFLVFIIPTLFSFWNVILFRSYFAELPEALIESAKIDGAGEYTIFFRIILSLSKPVIAAISLFTAVGHWNAYYDAMIFTQGDSLQTVQLYILKLIQSTEAALLLANMSGSLGAAQGSVTTTTLQLAAMVAASLPIVLVYPFVQKFFIKGMLIGSVKG, translated from the coding sequence ATGGTTAGAGATCATTCATGGCCGAATCGGCTGTTTAATATGTTCAACGTATTCATCATGGCTTGCTTAATCGTACTCACCCTGTATCCCTTCTGGTATTCCGTCATCGGCTCATTCAATGATGGCCTCGACTATGCCAAGGGCGGCGTGTATCTATGGACAAGGCAGTTCACATGGGATAACTATAGCGCGCTGTTCAGCGATACCGCATTAGTGAAGTCCTTCGTTGTAACCTTATCCAGAACGGTGATCGGCACCGTCACCCATGTACTTTTTACGGCCTTGTTCGCCTATGCCTTCTCGCGGAGGAACCTGAAATTTAAAAGGCTCTATTCAACACTAGGGCTGATGAGCATGTATCTGAGCGGCGGACTGATCCCTTACTTCATTCTGATTAATGCGCTGGGGCTCTACAATAACTTCCTGGTCTTTATTATTCCGACGCTGTTCAGCTTCTGGAATGTGATTCTGTTCCGGTCTTATTTTGCCGAGCTTCCCGAAGCATTGATCGAATCGGCCAAAATTGACGGCGCAGGCGAGTACACCATATTCTTCCGCATTATTCTCTCGCTGTCCAAGCCTGTTATTGCTGCCATTTCATTATTTACGGCGGTCGGACACTGGAATGCCTACTACGATGCCATGATCTTCACCCAGGGCGACAGCCTGCAGACCGTGCAGCTGTACATCCTGAAATTGATTCAGAGCACGGAGGCGGCCCTATTGCTTGCGAATATGTCAGGCTCCCTCGGAGCGGCACAGGGTTCAGTCACCACCACCACCCTGCAGTTAGCCGCCATGGTTGCTGCATCACTGCCGATTGTGCTGGTCTATCCTTTCGTACAGAAATTTTTTATTAAAGGAATGCTCATTGGTTCTGTCAAAGGCTAG
- a CDS encoding ABC transporter permease subunit, which produces MTDSEASTAKSNLALARKKGSSHNRDQLSLQSMIIPGILFILIFTFIPLYGVIIAFKDYNIITGIQGIFSSEWVGLANFKEFISDINFWNMLRNTLGINLLGLCITFPVTILFALFLNELTFPRFKKLTQTITYLPHFISWSIFGGLIINILSPSNGVLNYLLVNFGIISEPIHFLAEKDYFWLLAVLTNLVKELGWGAILYLAAIASIDQEMYEAAYMDGASRFRRIWHITLPAITGTIVILLVFSISNILNSGFDQFFVLQNPLNIDASEVIDTYVYKVGLREFRMEYATAVGLMKTVIALFLLYLANFIAKKITGKGIF; this is translated from the coding sequence ATGACAGACTCGGAGGCTTCTACAGCGAAATCAAATCTGGCTTTGGCACGAAAGAAAGGATCCTCCCACAATCGTGACCAGCTTTCACTCCAATCGATGATCATCCCGGGCATCCTGTTTATTCTGATCTTCACGTTCATACCGCTTTACGGCGTCATTATCGCCTTTAAGGACTACAACATCATTACGGGAATCCAGGGGATTTTCTCATCGGAATGGGTCGGATTGGCGAACTTCAAGGAATTTATTTCAGATATTAACTTTTGGAACATGCTGCGCAATACCCTCGGGATCAATTTACTAGGTCTCTGCATCACCTTCCCGGTCACGATCCTGTTTGCATTGTTTCTGAACGAACTCACCTTCCCCCGCTTCAAGAAGCTGACGCAGACGATCACTTATCTGCCGCACTTTATTTCCTGGAGCATCTTCGGGGGGTTAATCATCAATATTCTATCGCCAAGCAACGGTGTATTGAACTACCTGCTGGTGAATTTCGGCATCATCTCCGAGCCGATTCATTTTCTCGCCGAGAAGGATTACTTCTGGCTGCTGGCGGTGCTTACGAATTTAGTCAAGGAACTGGGCTGGGGCGCCATTCTATATCTTGCGGCGATTGCCAGCATCGATCAGGAAATGTACGAAGCGGCTTATATGGACGGGGCCTCGCGGTTTCGCCGCATCTGGCATATTACACTGCCGGCGATTACAGGCACGATCGTCATCCTGCTTGTCTTCTCGATCAGCAATATTCTGAACAGCGGCTTTGACCAATTCTTCGTCCTGCAGAACCCGCTAAACATTGACGCCAGTGAGGTCATCGATACTTACGTGTACAAGGTCGGATTACGGGAATTCCGCATGGAGTATGCAACGGCCGTCGGATTAATGAAGACCGTTATTGCGTTATTCCTGCTGTACCTGGCTAATTTCATAGCTAAGAAAATAACCGGGAAAGGGATTTTTTAG
- a CDS encoding extracellular solute-binding protein, which produces MNKASLRLLAIALALTVMITGCSSQKGAGNSTPAESNSSPEAAASQSNSEPGWKSNTSPVSLSWYTGVAGYSKKWDAKNNYVDKLITEETGVSVEFIHAGNDVNAEFNVMMATSNLPDIITLDRWNSTSLIQTLMNSGMVAPLNELMEKYDPYLSTILPETMVDWYTQADGNLYAIPNYYVSPEMLEQYPDVKKFYNERSNGQIIVRQDIMDQLGITVEDLQQEDSFIAALKKVKEANIQYNGMTVLPLYFDDKDKYINDSLGVLAGSFGAVPEAEDGSYVDFRRTEEFKHVLEFANRLYSEGLLSLENFTSARNQIEEKMTQGAVFMKIGSYADYTTPVSQLYLSDPNAKYITIDAIKSNKGTLPQYGRSLNKGWTLTFVNKKSKHADRAIQFLEYLYSEQGHAASFFGKEGETFTITTDGKYKRNPEIDQEFNADWNAATKKWGFESIWWLTNEVWLKHVREAEETEQTQYMDGLFYGSAKYMYSNDVLDSGNLFDAYEPGSKEANAEAKITVYWAQIVPKMILAKNAAEFESLYNEAMATLDKLGLGSIEAAKNARVQEFKQATGVKLVSPKYTGEYK; this is translated from the coding sequence ATGAACAAAGCATCATTGCGATTATTGGCGATTGCGTTGGCTCTAACGGTCATGATCACCGGCTGCTCCAGCCAAAAGGGCGCAGGCAACAGCACACCGGCCGAGTCTAATTCTTCTCCAGAGGCAGCAGCCTCCCAATCCAACAGCGAGCCTGGCTGGAAATCGAACACCTCGCCCGTGTCCCTGTCCTGGTACACCGGAGTGGCGGGATATTCCAAGAAGTGGGACGCCAAAAATAACTACGTGGATAAGCTCATCACCGAAGAAACCGGGGTCAGCGTGGAGTTCATTCATGCGGGCAACGATGTGAACGCGGAGTTCAACGTTATGATGGCGACCAGCAATTTGCCGGATATCATTACACTCGACCGCTGGAACAGCACTTCGCTCATCCAGACGCTGATGAATAGCGGAATGGTAGCTCCGCTGAATGAGTTAATGGAGAAATACGATCCTTACCTGTCTACAATTCTGCCGGAGACGATGGTTGATTGGTATACGCAGGCAGACGGGAATCTCTACGCGATTCCGAACTACTATGTGTCGCCGGAAATGCTGGAGCAATATCCTGACGTCAAGAAATTCTATAACGAACGCTCGAACGGCCAGATTATCGTCAGACAAGACATCATGGATCAATTAGGGATTACGGTAGAGGACCTGCAGCAGGAGGACTCCTTCATTGCAGCCCTGAAGAAAGTGAAAGAGGCGAATATTCAATACAATGGCATGACCGTACTGCCGCTGTATTTCGATGACAAGGACAAATATATCAATGACTCCCTGGGTGTGCTCGCCGGCTCCTTTGGTGCGGTACCTGAAGCGGAGGACGGCTCATACGTTGACTTCCGCAGAACGGAGGAATTCAAGCATGTGCTGGAGTTCGCCAATCGATTATATTCCGAAGGACTACTGTCTCTGGAGAACTTCACCAGCGCACGTAATCAAATTGAAGAGAAAATGACGCAGGGCGCCGTCTTCATGAAGATCGGCAGCTACGCCGATTATACGACACCCGTCAGCCAGCTGTATCTCTCGGATCCAAATGCGAAATACATTACGATCGATGCGATCAAATCCAACAAGGGTACACTGCCCCAGTATGGCAGATCTCTGAACAAAGGCTGGACGCTGACCTTCGTGAACAAGAAGTCCAAGCACGCAGACCGGGCAATTCAATTTTTGGAGTACCTGTACAGCGAGCAAGGCCATGCAGCCAGCTTCTTTGGCAAAGAAGGCGAGACATTTACGATCACCACCGATGGCAAATACAAGCGCAATCCAGAGATTGATCAAGAGTTTAACGCGGATTGGAACGCCGCTACGAAGAAGTGGGGCTTCGAGTCAATCTGGTGGTTAACGAACGAGGTATGGCTTAAGCATGTCAGGGAAGCCGAAGAGACAGAGCAGACCCAATACATGGACGGCTTATTCTATGGATCGGCCAAATACATGTACAGCAACGACGTCTTAGACTCCGGCAACCTGTTCGACGCTTATGAGCCAGGCTCCAAAGAGGCGAACGCCGAAGCCAAGATCACCGTCTACTGGGCGCAGATCGTTCCCAAGATGATTTTAGCCAAGAACGCCGCAGAATTCGAATCTCTTTACAACGAAGCTATGGCTACCTTGGATAAGCTGGGTCTGGGCAGCATCGAAGCTGCTAAGAATGCACGTGTCCAAGAGTTCAAGCAAGCAACGGGCGTCAAACTGGTATCTCCG